From a region of the Desmodus rotundus isolate HL8 chromosome 7, HLdesRot8A.1, whole genome shotgun sequence genome:
- the GPR132 gene encoding probable G-protein coupled receptor 132 codes for MPGNCTTRTANDTTPCDMPYEESRVYLVVVYSAVCVLGLPANCLTAGLTLLQALRGSVLAVYLFCLALCELLYTSTLPLWVIYVQNRHCWDLGPWACRVTAYIFFCNLYVSILFLCCISCDRYVAVAYALESHGRRRRRTAVLVSASVFLLVGLVHYPVFAMQNRHNCFETSPMNSTVATYFYLRFTVGFALPLAIIAFTNHRIFRGIKRSTGLGAAQKARVRRTVIAVVVIFLACFAPYHLVLLAKAAAFSYYRGKEGPMCAFESQMYTASMVFLCLSTVNSVADPIIYVLATDNSRQEVSRICSRWQKWSSKTEVTKSTWSKDLEEARPPTLLINCCQFPRPVQPPGSQPGTWASLGALERLSKESL; via the exons ATGCCAG GCAACTGCACCACGCGGACGGCAAACGACACCACGCCCTGTGACATGCCATACGAGGAGAGCAGGGTGTACTTGGTGGTGGTCTACAGCGCCGTGTGCGTGCTGGGGCTGCCGGCCAACTGCCTGACGGCCGGGCTGACGCTGCTGCAGGCGCTGCGTGGCAGCGTGCTGGCCGTCTACCTGTTCTGCCTGGCGCTCTGCGAGCTGCTCTACACCAGCACCCTGCCGCTCTGGGTCATCTACGTCCAGAACAGGCACTGCTGGGACCTGGGGCCGTGGGCCTGCAGGGTGACGGCCTACATCTTCTTCTGCAACCTGTATGTCAGCATCCTCTTCCTGTGCTGCATCTCCTGCGACCGCTATGTGGCTGTGGCCTACGCGCTGGAGAGCCACGGCCGCCGCCGCCGGAGGACCGCCGTGCTGGTGTCCGCCTCCGTCTTCCTCCTTGTCGGGCTGGTCCACTACCCGGTGTTCGCCATGCAGAACAGGCACAACTGCTTTGAGACCTCACCCATGAACAGCACGGTCGCCACCTACTTCTACTTGCGGTTCACCGTGGGGTTCGCCCTGCCGCTGGCCATCATCGCCTTCACCAACCACCGCATCTTCAGGGGCATCAAGCGGAGCACGGGGCTGGGCGCCGCCCAGAAGGCCCGGGTGAGGCGCACGGTCATCGCGGTCGTGGTCATCTTCCTGGCCTGCTTCGCGCCCTACCACCTGGTGCTGCTCGCCAAGGCTGCCGCCTTCTCCTACTACCGGGGCAAAGAGGGTCCCATGTGCGCCTTTGAAAGCCAGATGTACACGGCCTCCATGGTGTTCCTCTGCCTGTCCACGGTGAACAGTGTGGCTGACCCCATCATCTACGTGCTGGCCACAGACAACTCGAGACAGGAGGTGTCCAGAATCTGCAGCAGGTGGCAAAAGTGGTCCAGCAAGACGGAGGTCACCAAAAGCACGTGGTCAAAGGACTTGGAGGAGGCGCGGCCGCCCACATTGCTTATAAACTGCTGCCAGTTCCCCAGGCCTGTCCAGCCCCCGGGGTCACAGCCAGGCACGTGGGCCTCGCTGGGCGCCCTGGAGCGGCTGAGCAAAGAGTCCCTCTGA